One genomic window of Thermoflexus hugenholtzii JAD2 includes the following:
- a CDS encoding M1 family aminopeptidase, which produces MNHEAPWGKWIAVGVILLGIAGAACAAGFALGVLAGPELARRLPAAEPAPEAATPRSRPSPSPSPTATPMPTPTATPTASPDGAREGPKVFAADLPDPPPVPDWAVGLAKGETADPDRPIYRIGGMLEPDRGRLRGRLILSLPYREGPPLSAICFRAWAHAPSSGGARLEVGEVWVGDQAVRPAWSGDRTAFTVTLPVPLRAGEEIAIEMPFTVTVGSRAGGYGLMQKTPDGLLVLYYGYPELARIREGRCVLDPPWENGDLHQAEAAHFALRLRLPEGTALSASGVIVQEASGPPGWREVEIVAPYVRNLVLVAGEMEEIVQERNGVRVRGFFRKAGAREAQQAVEDALDALERFGEAFGPYPFSELDLVEVPLRGGAAGVEASGLIMIGEDVFGMGDLGGMLGGSSDLDVPGFVIAHEVAHQWWYGMVGNDAYREPWLDEAMTNWSSVFWVEQARGLEAARTAWDLLVLLPYRLRLAEGDLPLNLSTDDYSMLDYAAIVYGKGAWMMEALRQEMGEERFFAFLRRYLEKHRWGWATGESWQETLAEVWGRERAEAFFRRWVAGSGITSADLPPSEFGALFEDPSLGPLLRTLLEALIEAGP; this is translated from the coding sequence ATGAATCATGAAGCGCCTTGGGGTAAATGGATCGCGGTGGGGGTGATTCTGCTCGGCATCGCCGGCGCGGCGTGCGCGGCCGGCTTCGCCCTGGGGGTCCTGGCGGGCCCGGAGCTCGCCCGAAGGCTCCCCGCCGCGGAACCGGCTCCCGAAGCGGCGACGCCTCGTTCCCGGCCGTCTCCCTCCCCGTCCCCCACGGCCACCCCCATGCCCACCCCAACGGCCACGCCTACCGCATCGCCGGACGGGGCGCGGGAAGGGCCGAAGGTTTTCGCTGCGGATCTCCCGGATCCGCCCCCCGTTCCGGACTGGGCGGTCGGGCTGGCGAAAGGCGAAACGGCGGATCCGGATCGTCCCATCTACCGGATCGGCGGGATGCTGGAGCCGGACCGGGGGCGCCTGCGGGGCCGCCTGATCCTCTCCCTCCCGTATCGGGAAGGACCGCCTCTTTCCGCCATCTGCTTCCGGGCCTGGGCCCACGCGCCCTCCTCCGGCGGCGCCCGCCTGGAGGTCGGGGAGGTTTGGGTCGGGGATCAGGCCGTCCGTCCCGCTTGGAGCGGCGATCGGACGGCCTTCACGGTCACGCTGCCGGTCCCCTTGCGCGCCGGGGAGGAGATCGCCATCGAGATGCCCTTCACCGTCACCGTGGGGAGCCGGGCCGGCGGCTACGGGCTGATGCAGAAAACCCCCGACGGCCTCCTGGTCCTCTACTATGGCTATCCCGAACTGGCCCGCATCCGGGAGGGCCGCTGTGTTCTGGATCCGCCGTGGGAGAACGGGGACCTTCACCAGGCGGAGGCGGCCCACTTCGCCCTGCGCCTGCGGCTGCCGGAGGGGACGGCTCTATCCGCCAGCGGCGTCATCGTTCAGGAGGCCTCCGGCCCGCCCGGATGGCGCGAGGTGGAGATCGTCGCCCCCTACGTCCGCAACTTGGTCCTGGTCGCCGGGGAGATGGAGGAGATCGTCCAGGAGCGGAACGGCGTCCGGGTGCGGGGCTTCTTCCGGAAAGCCGGAGCCCGGGAGGCCCAGCAGGCCGTGGAGGACGCGCTGGATGCCTTGGAGCGATTTGGGGAGGCCTTTGGCCCGTATCCCTTCTCCGAGCTGGACCTGGTGGAAGTTCCCCTGCGAGGCGGCGCGGCGGGGGTGGAGGCCAGCGGCCTCATCATGATCGGCGAGGACGTGTTCGGGATGGGCGATCTCGGCGGCATGCTGGGCGGATCCAGCGACCTGGACGTTCCCGGCTTCGTGATCGCCCATGAGGTCGCCCACCAGTGGTGGTATGGGATGGTGGGCAACGACGCCTATCGGGAGCCCTGGCTGGACGAGGCGATGACGAACTGGTCTTCGGTTTTCTGGGTGGAACAGGCCCGCGGCCTGGAGGCCGCCCGGACGGCCTGGGATCTCCTCGTGCTGCTCCCCTATCGGCTTCGCCTGGCGGAGGGGGATCTCCCCCTGAATCTTTCGACGGATGACTACTCCATGCTGGACTACGCGGCGATCGTGTATGGAAAGGGGGCTTGGATGATGGAGGCCCTGCGCCAGGAGATGGGGGAGGAGCGGTTCTTTGCCTTCCTGCGGCGGTATCTAGAGAAGCACCGCTGGGGATGGGCCACTGGGGAATCCTGGCAGGAGACGCTGGCGGAGGTCTGGGGAAGGGAGCGGGCGGAGGCCTTCTTCCGGCGGTGGGTGGCCGGAAGCGGGATCACCTCGGCGGATCTTCCCCCAAGCGAGTTCGGGGCTCTCTTCGAGGACCCAAGCCTGGGGCCGTTG